From Terriglobales bacterium, the proteins below share one genomic window:
- a CDS encoding FGGY-family carbohydrate kinase, whose amino-acid sequence MQKNLIIGIDSSTTATKAIAWRKDGSIAGEGRSAIGLSRPANNWYEQDPEDWWRSTVDAIRQVLQQVPRESVAAVAISNQRETFVPLDERGEPVRPAILWLDQRCAEEVEWLSERVPRIHEITGKPPDMAPVAYRIAWMLRNEETLFRRTRMFADVHTYLVWKLAERFVTSWASADPMGMFDMQRKQWSPEILSALCLTADRLPELARPGSVIGEVSESASKICGLLPGTPIVAGGGDGQAAGLGVNTVTAERAYLNLGTALVSGTYSPEFRVGRAWRTMGSCTGEGCYLETSLRTGAFLMDWFAKELCGGGNDIFQSLEAEASQVPVGSDGVLALPYWGAVMTPYWDPKARGCFTGITASHRRAHLYRALLEGTALEQALVTRMIEEETSTEVREFVAIGGGASSDLWCQIMADATGRKVLRSSTLEASSLGAGICAAVGAGWFANAARAAAEMTGRIVREFAPGPENARKYKEVQAVYRELYPNLKEIFVALDGINAR is encoded by the coding sequence GGCAGCATCGCCGGCGAGGGGAGAAGCGCAATCGGGCTGAGCCGTCCGGCGAACAACTGGTACGAGCAGGATCCGGAAGACTGGTGGCGCTCAACGGTTGACGCGATCAGGCAAGTGTTGCAGCAGGTGCCGCGTGAGTCAGTAGCGGCCGTCGCTATTTCCAATCAGAGAGAGACGTTCGTTCCGCTCGATGAGCGAGGGGAGCCGGTGCGTCCGGCGATTTTGTGGCTGGACCAACGATGTGCCGAGGAGGTCGAGTGGCTTAGCGAACGCGTGCCGAGGATCCACGAGATCACGGGCAAGCCTCCGGACATGGCGCCGGTTGCGTATCGCATCGCGTGGATGTTGCGTAACGAAGAGACTCTATTTCGGCGCACGCGCATGTTCGCCGATGTGCATACGTATCTGGTGTGGAAGTTGGCGGAACGCTTCGTGACGAGTTGGGCGAGCGCGGATCCGATGGGCATGTTCGATATGCAGCGGAAGCAGTGGTCGCCCGAGATTCTCAGTGCGCTCTGCCTTACGGCGGATCGGTTGCCGGAACTGGCACGGCCCGGTTCGGTGATTGGGGAAGTGAGCGAGTCGGCAAGCAAAATCTGCGGGTTGCTTCCGGGAACGCCGATCGTTGCCGGCGGTGGCGATGGGCAGGCTGCCGGATTGGGTGTGAACACCGTCACGGCGGAGCGCGCGTATCTGAATCTGGGGACAGCGTTGGTCTCGGGGACGTACTCGCCGGAGTTTCGCGTCGGACGAGCCTGGCGCACGATGGGGAGTTGTACCGGTGAGGGCTGCTATCTGGAAACCAGTTTGCGGACCGGCGCCTTCCTGATGGACTGGTTCGCAAAGGAATTGTGCGGTGGCGGCAACGACATTTTTCAGTCCCTGGAGGCGGAGGCGTCGCAAGTTCCCGTAGGAAGTGATGGCGTGTTGGCGCTTCCATACTGGGGTGCGGTGATGACGCCTTACTGGGATCCGAAAGCGCGGGGATGTTTCACGGGAATAACTGCGTCGCACCGGCGCGCGCATCTATATCGGGCGCTGCTGGAGGGAACGGCGCTGGAACAGGCGCTGGTCACCCGGATGATCGAAGAGGAGACGTCGACCGAGGTGCGCGAATTTGTAGCGATCGGCGGCGGAGCCTCCAGCGATTTGTGGTGCCAGATCATGGCCGATGCGACGGGAAGGAAAGTTCTGCGTTCCAGCACACTGGAGGCGTCGAGTTTGGGAGCGGGGATTTGCGCGGCCGTCGGAGCAGGTTGGTTTGCGAATGCGGCAAGGGCAGCGGCAGAGATGACGGGGCGGATCGTACGTGAATTCGCGCCTGGACCGGAGAACGCCAGGAAGTACAAGGAAGTGCAGGCGGTCTATCGCGAACTTTATCCGAACCTGAAGGAAATCTTTGTTGCGCTAGACGGAATCAACGCCCGTTAG
- a CDS encoding cobalamin-dependent protein (Presence of a B(12) (cobalamin)-binding domain implies dependence on cobalamin itself, in one of its several forms, or in some unusual lineages, dependence on a cobalamin-like analog.) → MALDYHKFGSEISDRSPQFIGAVLERLYVDRPELEERYGAAGRERCREDIAFHFCTLSESIAAQELGIWLKYIGWGKIVLGSRGVRLDDLIDALLIMQEVITENVKGKAAAVACEYIQTAVNKFDSFPRSVPSYIDSRAPLQKLANAYLQALLSVDRNDARKLIRGAIAAGTRVSEIFRYVFEPVQREVGRLWQMNQISVAQEHYCTATTEMLIGEISRDRDEIDRGPHFFLGTCVAGAHHTVGIRMLSELMESNGWKVYFTGANTPSSNLVELTSRFNIDVLGISAATCMELAVCRKLIASVKLKNKKKTRIMVGGRIFNEFPNLWSKVGADSWSQDAVSAVNVARELLPKAALKRARANGR, encoded by the coding sequence ATGGCCTTGGATTATCACAAGTTCGGTTCCGAGATCTCCGACAGGTCGCCCCAGTTCATTGGCGCCGTGCTGGAACGGCTCTATGTGGACCGACCTGAACTGGAGGAACGCTACGGAGCCGCCGGCCGGGAACGCTGCCGCGAAGACATCGCCTTCCACTTCTGCACTCTGTCGGAATCGATCGCCGCACAGGAACTCGGAATCTGGCTCAAATACATCGGATGGGGAAAGATCGTCCTCGGCAGCCGCGGAGTCCGACTCGACGACCTCATCGACGCGCTGCTGATCATGCAGGAAGTCATCACCGAAAATGTGAAGGGCAAGGCCGCGGCGGTTGCTTGTGAATACATTCAGACCGCGGTCAATAAGTTCGATTCATTCCCGCGCTCCGTGCCTTCGTACATCGATTCACGCGCCCCGCTGCAGAAGCTCGCCAACGCTTACTTGCAGGCGCTGCTCTCGGTGGACCGTAACGACGCCCGTAAACTAATTCGTGGCGCGATCGCCGCCGGCACGCGAGTTTCCGAAATCTTCCGCTACGTCTTCGAGCCGGTGCAGCGCGAAGTGGGGCGTCTCTGGCAGATGAACCAGATCTCCGTCGCGCAGGAGCATTACTGCACCGCCACCACGGAGATGTTGATCGGCGAAATCAGCCGCGACCGTGATGAGATCGATCGTGGCCCGCACTTCTTCCTCGGAACGTGTGTCGCCGGCGCGCACCACACAGTCGGCATTCGCATGTTGTCGGAACTGATGGAATCCAATGGATGGAAGGTCTACTTCACCGGCGCGAACACGCCATCGAGCAATCTCGTCGAGTTGACCAGCCGCTTCAATATCGATGTGCTCGGTATCTCCGCAGCCACCTGCATGGAACTTGCCGTCTGCCGCAAGCTGATCGCGTCCGTAAAACTGAAAAACAAGAAGAAGACCCGCATCATGGTTGGCGGCCGCATCTTCAACGAATTTCCTAACCTCTGGTCGAAGGTGGGCGCAGATTCCTGGTCGCAGGACGCAGTCTCGGCTGTGAACGTCGCGCGGGAATTGCTGCCGAAGGCTGCCTTGAAACGTGCCCGTGCTAACGGGCGTTGA
- a CDS encoding antibiotic biosynthesis monooxygenase, whose protein sequence is MVTVLSRFTVANGMEAEVRQAFVNRPHLVENAPGFLRLEVLSPSEHPEEFWLLTYWESEQHFRHWHKTHRHESHKLMPKGLRLDASGTEVRILNHIAS, encoded by the coding sequence ATGGTTACAGTTCTGAGTCGCTTTACAGTTGCAAACGGCATGGAAGCCGAGGTCCGGCAGGCTTTTGTCAACCGGCCGCACCTCGTCGAAAATGCGCCGGGGTTTCTGCGGCTTGAGGTGCTTTCGCCTTCCGAGCACCCGGAAGAGTTCTGGCTCCTTACCTATTGGGAAAGCGAACAGCACTTTCGTCACTGGCACAAAACGCACCGGCACGAGTCTCATAAGCTGATGCCGAAGGGGCTTCGTCTCGATGCCTCCGGTACCGAAGTACGAATTTTGAACCACATCGCGTCGTAA